In one Vanacampus margaritifer isolate UIUO_Vmar chromosome 11, RoL_Vmar_1.0, whole genome shotgun sequence genomic region, the following are encoded:
- the chpfa gene encoding chondroitin sulfate synthase 2, whose amino-acid sequence MRFPALLSALRSMGPVVIGISLGFTLSLLSVNWTEEACYAEQGAPLGRDEQPKGARKPNSISVVNDAELDADFEPRIVPYKQVEPSTPKKVFRAKYISTELGIRERLFVGVLTSKNTINTLGVAVNRTISHHLDTVVFFTGTHNRKAPHGMLVVSHGDERLIWNMFQTMKYIFDHYINEYDWFYFVQDDVYTEADRIKDLVDHLSMNQEVYMGSPEEFIGGEMEGSYCYGGFGYILSRTLLLRLQPFLENCRNDILSARPDEWLGRCIIDYTATNCVSDFQGLHYHHYQLGKNSDPSKEQSEQFRRALTVHPVSDPEEMYRLHKHFTEIELQKTYDEIAKIQAEIKNVSADAFDGNRSAQWPIGISPPFEPKSRHEVIKWDYFTEDDIYSCVDGSPKCDLHGIDRMDVADVIDVAIGELNKKYNPILHLKKQRLINGYRRFDPTRGMEYTLDLQLEAVSQKGHSHSISKRVHLLRPLSQIEIIPMPYVTEGTRVHAIIPTTALERDHVERFLKVFAANAFETSENIILTFLFIYDPVEAQQVNQNDIFAGVKTQINLYERKYPTVKIPWISVKTETPSQIKLMDIISKKHPVDTLFLLASVNTNVNSEFVNRCRMNSINNWQVFFPIHFQNYNPDVAYHSQPRPATIDLLKESGHFDRRSFDEACFYNADYMATRTKMVADVQENEDILETLDIYDMFVKYSGLHVFRAAEPALHQDYRYQTCNPRLSEDVYHRCVQSNLEGVASRSQLAMLLFENEQGNST is encoded by the exons ATGAGATTTCCAGCCCTCCTTTCTGCCCTGCGGTCGATGGGCCCGGTGGTAATCGGCATTTCTTTAGGATTCACCTTGAGTTTACTCAGTGTAAACTGGACAGAAGAAGCGTGTTATGCGGAGCAGGGTGCTCCTCTGGGTCGTGATGAACAGCCCAAAGGAGCCCGAAAGCCCAATTCCATTTCAGTCGTCAACGACGCGGAGTTGGATGCGGATTTCGAACCAAGAATTGTGCCGTATAAACAAGTCGAGCCGAGTACCCCTAAGAAAGTTTTCAG GGCCAAATATATAAGTACGGAATTGGGGATTCGCGAGCGTCTGTTTGTTGGAGTCCTGACGTCCAAAAACACCATTAACACCTTGGGCGTAGCTGTCAATCGCACCATCAGCCATCATCTGGACACCGTGGTCTTCTTCACCGGCACACACAACCGCAAAGCCCCCCACGGCATGCTTGTAGTCTCGCACGGAGACGAAAGACTCATCTGGAACATGTTTCAGAccatgaagtacattttcgacCATTATATCAACGAGTACGACTGGTTTTACTTCGTCCAAGATGACGTCTACACAGAAGCCGACAGGATCAAAGATCTTGTGGATCACCTGAGTATGAATCAAGAAGTTTACATGGGCAGTCCAGAGGAGTTTATAGGCGGCGAGATGGAAGGCAGCTACTGTTACGGAGGGTTTGGGTACATCCTGTCTCGAACCTTGCTGCTTCGACTTCAACCCTTCCTGGAGAATTGCAGGAACGACATTTTGAGCGCCAGGCCTGACGAGTGGCTCGGGAGATGCATCATTGATTACACGGCTACGAACTGTGTCAGTGACTTTCAG GGGCTCCATTACCACCATTATCAGTTGGGCAAAAACTCCGATCCAAGCAAAGAGCAGAGTGAGCAGTTtagaagagccctgactgtccATCCAGTGTCTGACCCTGAAGAGATGTACCGGCTGCACAAACACTTCACCGAGATTGAACTGCAGAAGACTTACGACGAGATTGCTAAAATCCAG gcagaaataaaaaatgtcagcgCGGACGCCTTTGACGGTAACCGAAGTGCCCAGTGGCCGATAGGAATCAGCCCACCTTTTGAACCAAAGTCTCGCCATGAAGTTATAAAATGGGACTACTTTACAGAAGATGATATTTATTCATGCGTCGACGGGTCCCCTAAGTGCGATCTGCATGGCATTGACCGCATGGATGTGGCTGATGTCATTGACGTCGCTATCGGAGAGCTGAACAAGAAGTACAATCCAATTTTGCACCTGAAGAAGCAGCGTCTGATTAACGGCTACAGGCGCTTCGACCCAACCCGGGGCATGGAGTACACCTTGGATTTACAGCTCGAGGCGGTCAGCCAAAAAGGTCACAGTCATTCCATCAGCAAGCGCGTTCATCTGCTCCGACCCTTGAGCCAGATAGAGATAATTCCCATGCCCTATGTCACAGAAGGTACGAGGGTTCATGCCATTATACCGACGACCGCGTTGGAGCGGGACCACGTTGAGCGTTTCTTAAAAGTCTTTGCCGCTAACGCCTTTGAAACGAGTGAAAACATCATCCTGACGTTTCTGTTCATTTACGATCCAGTGGAAGCGCAGCAAGTTAACCAGAATGATATCTTCGCCGGCGTTAAGACTCAGATAAACCTCTACGAGCGCAAATACCCTACGGTGAAAATCCCTTGGATAAGCGTCAAGACGGAAACGCCGTCTCAGATCAAATTGATGGATATCATCTCAAAGAAGCACCCGGTTGACACGCTCTTCCTCCTAGCTAGCGTCAACACCAACGTCAACTCCGAGTTTGTCAACCGCTGCCGCATGAATTCCATTAACAACTGGCAAGTGTTCTTCCCCATCCATTTCCAGAATTACAACCCCGACGTGGCCTACCACAGCCAGCCGCGTCCGGCCACAATCGACCTGCTCAAGGAATCGGGACATTTTGACCGCCGGTCATTCGACGAAGCTTGTTTTTACAACGCAGACTACATGGCGACCCGCACCAAAATGGTCGCAGACGTCCAAGAGAACGAGGACATCCTGGAGACCCTGGACATTTATGACATGTTCGTAAAATACTCCGGCCTGCACGTATTCAGGGCGGCAGAGCCGGCGTTACACCAGGACTACCGCTACCAAACCTGCAACCCGCGGCTCAGCGAGGACGTCTACCACAGGTGTGTTCAGAGCAACTTGGAAGGGGTCGCTTCTCGCTCCCAACTCGCGATGCTGCTGTTTGAAAACGAGCAAGGAAATAGCACTTGA
- the LOC144060938 gene encoding pyridoxal kinase-like has translation MAAMECRVLSIQSHVVRGYVGNKSATFPLQVLGFEVDSINSVQFSNHTGYAHWKGQVLKADELNVLYEGIKLNKVNHYDYILTGYTRDTSFLMTVVDMVQELKKANPSLVYVCDPVMGDHGAMYVPEELLPVYRDKVVPLADILTPNQFEAELLTGRKIHTTEDALMAMELLHKMGPKTVVLTSTDLPSSQGGQYLVALGSQKIEQPDGTISIQKISMDIPKVDAVFVGTGDLFAALLLAWTHHHPKDLKAACEKTVSVMHHVIKRTINYANEKAGPGKRPSPAQLELRMVQSKGDIENPAIVVDAKILQKS, from the exons ATGGCGGCGATGGAATGTCGCGTGTTGTCCATCCAAAGTCATGTTGTCCGAGGATATGTTGGAAATAAGTCGGCAACATTCCCTCTGCAG GTTCTGGGCTTTGAAGTGGACTCCATCAACTCTGTGCAGTTCTCTAATCACACAG GCTACGCCCACTGGAAGGGTCAAGTCCTGAAAGCCGATGAGCTCAACGTGCTGTATGAGGGCATCAAGCTCAATAAGGTGAACCACTATGACTACATCCTCACAG GGTACACCAGGGACACGTCCTTCCTGATGACCGTGGTTGACATGGTTCAAGAGCTCAAGAAGGCCAATCCCAGTTTGGTATACG TTTGTGACCCTGTAATGGGAGACCATGGTGCAATG TATGTCCCAGAGGAACTTCTGCCAGTCTACCGGGACAAAGTAGTGCCTTTGGCTGACATCCTTACCCCCAACCAGTTCGAAGCAGA GCTTTTAACTGGGAGGAAAATCCACACAACAGAAGATGCTCTCATG GCAATGGAGCTGCTTCACAAAATGGGTCCAAAAACAGTGGTACTTACTAGTACCGACTTGCCTTCAAGTCAAGGAGGCCAATACCTGGTGGCCCTTGGGAGCCAAAAAATAG AACAACCAGATGGGACAATTAGCATTCAGAAGATCAGCATGGACATCCCCAAAGTGGATGCTGTGTTCGTGGGGACGGGGGACCTGTTTGCTGCCTTGTTGCTTGCTTGGACTCACCATCACCCCAAAGACTTGAAG GCTGCCTGTGAAAAGACTGTTTCCGTTATGCACCACGTAATTAAGCGGACCATTAATTATGCTAATG AAAAAGCCGGCCCGGGGAAAAGGCCCAGCCCTGCACAGCTGGagctgagaatggttcaaagcAAAGGCGACATTGAGAATCCCGCCATCGTTGTGGACGCGAAAATTTTACAGAAGTCCTAA